In a genomic window of Erigeron canadensis isolate Cc75 chromosome 5, C_canadensis_v1, whole genome shotgun sequence:
- the LOC122601263 gene encoding platelet glycoprotein Ib alpha chain-like, translating to MLSSLSKIQLSKKVYQQKKKGSSSKKKHLKRKQPAEPSSPTSSEETVSESGTPKPLRTPPPKTSTIRRSQSPKTPSPPRHSSPIQTTPLPEILTLDPPAMPQSQSIPTHIPSSTISTTVLLSPPPTYLQGRRKSIPVHIKKKTFKDLALRMIVFHKLN from the exons ATGCTTTCAAGTTTGTCAAAGATTCAG TTAAGCAAGAAAGTGTATCAGCagaagaagaagggaagttcaTCTAAGAAAAAgcatttaaaaagaaaacaaccagctgaaccttcttctcctACATCTTCTGAGGAAACTGTTtctgagtctgggactccaaAACCATTAAGAACACCACCTCCTAAAACCTCAACCATCAGAAGGTCACAATCACCAAAAACACCTTCACCACCTAGACATtcttcaccaattcaaacaacTCCACTTCCTGAAATTCTAACACTAGATCCTCCAgcaatgcctcaatcacaatCAATTCCAACtcatattccttcatcaacaatatcTACAACTGTTTTACTATCTCCTCCACCGACATACCTTCAAGGccgcaggaagtccattcctgttcatatcaaaaagaaaacattcaaagaTCTCGCTTTGAGGATGATCGTTTTTCACAAGCTGAACTAG
- the LOC122601265 gene encoding uncharacterized protein LOC122601265 → MYQNALELQMVGGSVENSPFIAWIQNYPLPKDLKYPSYLGTYKGKSDPDDFIEAFEGVAKMKVLNVPVACRMFKYALEGDAREWLKNVAKGSITSFEDLKEKFRAQFSQQKKHKKLHVATHGVKQKETEPCRAFLDRFTTETEDIVDLPESQRISALLHGLQSRGLVEFLHRDLPKTYEAVQKKAHVYLDARDTVPKGDISPTLDKETQTNRKGKWNNDRERPRYSPYNKDEKGYLKLNLPELHKSPKEILLTESVAKTFPTPPRLSSKNKKDPEKYCEFHRDYGHDTNACWQLRKAIEKAINEGKLSHLVKSVRQQQYPKKEDDTDDKKKVPTKPSTPS, encoded by the coding sequence ATGTATCAAAATGCCCTAGAATTGCAGATGGTAGGGGGAAGCGTCGAAAACTCACCATTCATCGCATGGATACAGAACTATCCCCTCCCAAAGGATCTAAAATACCCCTCTTATCTCGGAACATACAAAGGGAAAAGCGACCCGGATGACTTCATTGAAGCATTCGAAGGCGTGGCCAAGATGAAGGTCTTGAACGTACCAGTTGCGTGTCGGATGTTCAAGTATGCACTCGAAGGGGATGCCCGAGAATGGCTAAAAAACGTGGCGAAAGGGTCCATCACTAGCTTCGAAGACCTTAAGGAAAAATTTAGAGCCCAATTTAGCCAACAGAAGAAACATAAGAAACTACATGTGGCAACCCATGGGGTAAAGCAGAAGGAAACAGAGCCTTGTAGGGCGTTCCTTGACAGATTCACCACCGAAACAGAAGATATCGTGGACCTTCCCGAGTCACAAAGGATATCGGCGTTATTGCATGGTCTCCAAAGCAGGGGACTCGTTGAATTTCTGCATAGAGACCTCCCGAAAACGTACGAAGCCGTTCAGAAAAAAGCGCACGTATACCTTGATGCAAGGGACACCGTGCCGAAGGGAGACATTAGCCCGACTCTGGACAAGGAGACTCAGACGAATAGGAAAGGGAAATGGAATAACGACAGAGAAAGGCCAAGATACAGCCCGTATAACAAAGATGAAAAAGGATACCTAAAGCTCAACCTGCCAGAACTCCACAAGAGCCCGAAGGAGATACTCCTCACTGAAAGTGTAGCAAAGACCTTCCCAACACCTCCCAGACTGAGCAGCAAAAATAAGAAAGATCCCGAAAAATATTGTGAGTTTCACAGGGATTATGGCCACGACACGAATGCATGTTGGCAACTGAGAAAAGCAATTGAAAAAGCAATCAACGAGGGAAAACTGTCACACTTGGTGAAAAGCGTCAGGCAACAGCAATATCCTAAAAAGGAGGATGACACAGATGACAAGAAGAAAGTCCCGACAAAACCATCTACACCATCGTGA
- the LOC122601266 gene encoding uncharacterized protein LOC122601266, with translation MVFGFSFKSGDGEEEVIDGSFIRIPHDMTIPYNNGAKPKEDLISAIFPSMDVNGNSSGYIISRAILSTKNDNVDEINDELIGRFCKEEQIYYSFDEAEDDVNKYYPIEFLNSLNVSGLPPHCLRLKVGCPIILLRNIDLWNGLCNGTRLICKGFQRNVIDAEIDVGFLVL, from the exons ATGGTTTTCGGATTTTCTTTTAAGAGTGGTGATGGGGAAGAAGAAGTGATTGATGGAAGCTTTATTCGCATACCTCATGATATGACCATCCCGTACAATAATGGAGCTAAACCAAAAGAGGATTTAATTAGTGCCATATTCCCTTCTATGGATGTCAATGGAAATTCTTCGGGGTACATAATTTCTAGGGCCATACTGTCAACTAAAAATGATAATGTCGATGAGATAAATGATGAGTTAATTGGTAGATTCTGCAAGGAGGAGCAAATCTATTATAGCTTTGATGAGGCAGAAGATGATGTTAACAAGTATTATCCGATTGAATTCTTAAACTCGCTTAACGTTAGTGGTTTGCCCCCTCATTGCCTACGACTGAAAGTTGGATGCCCGATCATACTATTACGTAATATTGATCTATGGAACGGGCTGTGTAACGGCACAAGGTTGATATGCAAAGGTTTTCAACGAAATGTCATCGATGCCGAGATAGACGTTG GTTTCTTAGTTTTATGA